Proteins found in one Thermaerobacter subterraneus DSM 13965 genomic segment:
- the leuB gene encoding 3-isopropylmalate dehydrogenase produces the protein MTCRIAVLPGDGIGPEVIREAVRVVEAVGAATGIAFDFTEAPIGGAAVEATGDPLPPETEQACLAAGAILLGAVGGPRWDREPAARRPETGLLRLRKAVGAYANLRPVRVHRAMAGRGPLRPEVVGTGIDVLIVRELTGGLYYGERGLQQEPFGERAYDTMVYTTPEIERIVRMAFQLARGRRRRVVSVDKSNVLETSRLWRRVTEAVAEEFGDVELEHMLVDNAAMQLVRNPGRFDVLVTENTFGDILSDLAAALCGSLGLLPSASLGLPGRPPLFEPVHGSAPDIAGRGIANPLAAIASAALMLRYAFGLEREARAVEDAIDEVLAYGPWTPDIAPPGAPVAGTEEVGRAVALKVRERLAPAPLEPVDAPLQVAFWDPVEPADPAPPGEGYPGGTAGTTGETPPAAVPGSSLSAAAAPAASGPGVAGDNLAVSWIAGDHGFRPVLPDEPDPAAPGVAPVAPPPAGATSSGHRCSHRTRHPAGRRAESKARTRAGAGSLPGAGKGA, from the coding sequence ATGACCTGTCGCATCGCCGTCCTGCCGGGCGACGGCATCGGGCCTGAGGTGATCCGGGAAGCCGTGCGGGTGGTCGAGGCCGTGGGCGCGGCGACGGGCATCGCCTTCGACTTCACCGAAGCCCCCATCGGCGGCGCCGCGGTGGAGGCCACCGGCGATCCCCTGCCGCCCGAGACGGAACAGGCATGCCTGGCGGCCGGCGCCATCCTGCTGGGTGCGGTGGGCGGCCCCCGCTGGGACCGCGAACCGGCGGCCCGCCGGCCCGAGACGGGCCTGCTCAGGCTGCGCAAGGCGGTGGGCGCCTACGCCAACCTGCGGCCGGTGCGGGTTCATCGGGCCATGGCCGGCCGGGGGCCCCTGCGGCCCGAGGTGGTGGGGACCGGCATCGACGTGCTGATCGTCCGGGAGCTGACGGGCGGCCTCTACTACGGCGAGCGGGGCCTCCAGCAGGAGCCCTTCGGCGAGAGGGCCTACGACACCATGGTCTACACCACGCCGGAAATCGAGCGCATCGTGCGCATGGCCTTCCAGTTGGCCCGGGGCCGGCGGCGCCGGGTGGTGTCCGTGGACAAGAGCAACGTGCTGGAGACCTCGCGGCTGTGGCGCCGGGTCACCGAGGCGGTGGCGGAGGAGTTCGGCGATGTGGAGCTGGAGCACATGCTGGTCGACAACGCCGCCATGCAGCTGGTCCGCAACCCCGGCCGGTTCGACGTCCTGGTGACGGAAAACACCTTTGGCGACATCCTGAGCGACCTGGCCGCCGCCCTCTGCGGCTCCCTGGGCCTCTTGCCCTCGGCCAGCCTGGGCCTGCCGGGGCGGCCGCCCCTCTTCGAGCCGGTCCACGGTTCGGCGCCCGACATCGCCGGCCGGGGCATCGCCAATCCCCTGGCCGCCATCGCTTCCGCCGCCCTGATGCTCCGGTATGCCTTCGGTCTGGAGCGGGAGGCCCGGGCCGTGGAGGACGCCATCGACGAGGTGCTGGCTTACGGCCCGTGGACGCCCGACATCGCCCCGCCCGGCGCTCCCGTAGCCGGAACGGAAGAGGTGGGCCGGGCCGTGGCCCTGAAGGTCAGGGAGCGGCTGGCTCCCGCGCCCCTGGAGCCTGTGGACGCGCCGCTGCAGGTGGCCTTCTGGGATCCGGTGGAGCCCGCTGATCCCGCGCCGCCCGGGGAGGGTTACCCCGGTGGGACGGCCGGGACCACGGGAGAGACGCCTCCTGCGGCTGTGCCGGGATCTTCCCTTTCCGCCGCCGCTGCCCCGGCCGCTTCCGGCCCCGGGGTGGCCGGCGACAACCTGGCCGTGTCCTGGATCGCCGGCGACCACGGCTTCCGGCCGGTCCTTCCGGACGAACCGGACCCGGCGGCCCCGGGGGTGGCGCCGGTCGCCCCGCCCCCGGCCGGGGCGACCTCCAGCGGCCACCGCTGTAGCCACCGGACCCGACACCCCGCCGGCCGCCGGGCGGAGTCGAAGGCCCGCACCCGGGCGGGGGCCGGGAGCCTGCCCGGGGCAGGGAAGGGAGCGTGA
- a CDS encoding 3-isopropylmalate dehydratase small subunit, whose protein sequence is MGRVWKYGDDINTDVIIPARYLFTTDPAELAAHCMEDLDPSFASGVRPGDVIVAGRNFGCGSSREHAPVAIRAAGVQCVIARSFARIFYRNAINVGLPILECPDAVAALETGEQVEVDLAAGTIRRVATGETFQAAPFPPFMQEILRCGGLVEYARRKLAAQGAGGGGGGAGRGAAGR, encoded by the coding sequence GTGGGCCGCGTGTGGAAGTACGGCGACGACATCAACACCGATGTGATCATCCCGGCGCGATACCTTTTCACCACCGATCCGGCCGAGCTGGCCGCCCACTGCATGGAAGACCTGGACCCCAGCTTTGCCTCTGGCGTCCGGCCGGGCGACGTGATCGTCGCCGGGCGCAACTTCGGCTGTGGCTCGTCGCGGGAACACGCGCCGGTGGCCATCCGGGCCGCCGGGGTGCAGTGCGTCATCGCCCGCTCCTTCGCCCGGATCTTCTACCGCAACGCCATCAACGTGGGGCTGCCCATCCTGGAGTGCCCGGACGCGGTGGCGGCCCTGGAGACGGGGGAGCAGGTGGAGGTCGACCTGGCCGCCGGCACCATCCGCCGGGTGGCCACGGGCGAAACCTTCCAGGCCGCTCCCTTCCCGCCCTTCATGCAGGAGATCCTGCGCTGCGGCGGGCTGGTGGAGTATGCCCGGCGCAAGCTGGCCGCCCAGGGCGCCGGGGGCGGCGGAGGGGGTGCCGGCCGTGGCGCCGCCGGCCGGTAG
- the leuC gene encoding 3-isopropylmalate dehydratase large subunit: MAAQRPMTITEKILAAHAGVPWVEPGQLVEVRVDFLMANDITAPLAIRAFREMGATRVFDPERVAIVLSHFAPSKDIRSADQCKVAREFAREQGLVHYYEMGEGIEHALLPDRGLVLPGELVLGADSHTCTYGAVGCFSTGVGSTDLAYAMATGETWLKVPETLKFVYYNRLQPWVTGKDLILYTIGRISCDGATYKAMEFTGEALAGLSMDGRLAMANMAIEAGGKNGIFNPDQRTLDYVARRAQRPCSPVWSDPDAEYAEVYEFDAARIEPQVALPWSPDNVRPLSQVERVPIDQVFIGSCTNGRLDDLRTAARILRGRRVHPEVRAIVIPASRDIYLQALKEGLIEIFMAAGCVVSASTCGPCLGGHMGVLGKGERCVSTSNRNFVGRMGHPESESYLANPAVAAASAVAGRLCHPEELGIRYEEVAGVA; encoded by the coding sequence ATGGCGGCCCAGCGCCCCATGACCATCACCGAGAAGATCCTGGCCGCCCACGCCGGCGTCCCCTGGGTCGAACCCGGCCAGCTGGTGGAGGTCCGGGTCGACTTCCTCATGGCCAACGACATCACCGCGCCCCTGGCCATCCGCGCCTTCCGCGAGATGGGGGCGACCCGGGTCTTCGATCCCGAGCGGGTGGCCATCGTCCTGTCGCACTTCGCCCCCAGCAAGGACATCCGGAGCGCCGACCAGTGCAAGGTGGCGCGGGAGTTCGCCCGGGAGCAGGGGCTGGTCCACTACTACGAGATGGGCGAGGGCATCGAGCACGCCCTGCTGCCCGACCGCGGGCTGGTTCTTCCCGGCGAGCTGGTGCTGGGGGCCGACTCCCACACCTGCACCTACGGGGCCGTGGGCTGCTTCTCTACCGGCGTGGGCAGCACCGACCTGGCCTACGCCATGGCCACCGGCGAGACGTGGCTCAAGGTGCCCGAGACGCTGAAGTTCGTCTACTACAACCGGCTGCAGCCCTGGGTGACGGGCAAGGACCTGATCCTGTACACCATCGGCCGCATCTCCTGCGACGGCGCCACCTACAAGGCCATGGAGTTCACCGGCGAGGCCCTGGCCGGCCTCAGCATGGACGGGCGGCTGGCCATGGCCAACATGGCCATCGAGGCCGGCGGCAAGAACGGCATCTTCAATCCTGACCAGCGGACCCTGGACTACGTGGCGCGGCGGGCCCAGCGGCCCTGCAGCCCCGTCTGGTCCGACCCCGACGCGGAATACGCCGAGGTGTACGAGTTCGACGCCGCCCGGATCGAGCCCCAGGTGGCCCTGCCCTGGTCGCCCGACAACGTGCGGCCCCTGAGCCAGGTGGAGCGGGTCCCCATCGACCAAGTCTTCATCGGCTCCTGCACCAACGGGCGCCTGGACGACCTGCGCACCGCCGCCCGCATCCTGCGGGGACGGCGCGTGCACCCGGAGGTGCGGGCCATCGTCATCCCGGCCTCCCGGGACATCTACCTGCAGGCCCTCAAGGAGGGGCTGATCGAGATCTTCATGGCCGCCGGGTGCGTGGTCAGTGCCTCCACCTGCGGGCCCTGCCTGGGCGGGCACATGGGCGTGCTCGGCAAGGGCGAGCGGTGCGTCAGCACCTCCAACCGCAACTTCGTCGGCCGGATGGGCCACCCCGAGTCGGAGTCCTACCTGGCGAACCCGGCGGTGGCCGCGGCCTCGGCGGTGGCGGGCCGGCTGTGCCATCCGGAGGAACTCGGCATCCGGTACGAAGAGGTGGCCGGGGTGGCGTGA
- a CDS encoding 2-isopropylmalate synthase: MADGVGEVTRTPMASTAGSGYGGDAGFDRDRVRIFDTTLRDGEQTPGVALTVDEKVEVARWLAALGVDIIEAGFPVASDGEFEAVSRIAAEVHGPTIAALARTAAVDIDRAWAAIRHARRPRIHVFVSTSPIHLEAMLRMTEDQVLRLVEEMVGYARSLCEDVEFSAQDATRSDVGFLAEVTAAAIEAGATTINLPDTVGYATPWTYAQMFQEVMARVPRPDRVVFSAHTHDDLGMAVANALAAVRVGVRQVECTINGIGERAGNCSLEEVVMALAVRGDVFGATTGVDTRQLVPASQVVSRLTGVPVPPNKAVVGANAFAHESGIHQDGVIKNPLTYEIIRPEAVGAGGSQLVLGKHSGRHAVRVELERLGFSLPEDAFREVFRRFKALADRREFVSKEALARLAAQVLEERQQESGAAPRLAHGA, encoded by the coding sequence ATGGCAGACGGGGTTGGTGAGGTTACGCGGACCCCCATGGCGAGCACCGCCGGCTCGGGCTACGGCGGGGACGCCGGGTTCGACCGGGACCGGGTGCGGATCTTTGACACCACCCTGCGGGACGGCGAGCAGACGCCCGGCGTCGCCCTGACGGTGGATGAGAAGGTGGAGGTGGCCCGCTGGCTGGCGGCCCTGGGGGTCGACATCATCGAGGCCGGCTTCCCCGTCGCCTCCGACGGCGAGTTCGAGGCGGTGAGCCGCATCGCGGCGGAGGTCCATGGTCCCACCATCGCTGCCCTGGCGCGAACGGCGGCGGTGGACATCGACCGGGCCTGGGCGGCCATCCGCCACGCCCGGCGGCCGCGGATCCACGTGTTCGTCTCCACCTCGCCCATCCACCTGGAGGCCATGCTGCGCATGACCGAGGACCAGGTGCTGCGGCTGGTGGAGGAGATGGTGGGCTACGCCCGGTCCCTCTGCGAGGACGTGGAGTTCTCCGCCCAGGACGCTACCCGCAGCGACGTGGGCTTCCTGGCCGAGGTGACGGCGGCGGCCATCGAGGCCGGGGCGACCACCATCAACCTGCCCGACACCGTGGGCTACGCCACGCCCTGGACCTACGCCCAGATGTTCCAGGAGGTGATGGCCCGGGTGCCCAGGCCGGACCGGGTGGTCTTCAGCGCCCACACCCACGACGACCTGGGCATGGCCGTGGCCAACGCCCTGGCGGCGGTGCGGGTGGGCGTGCGCCAGGTGGAGTGCACCATCAACGGCATCGGCGAGCGGGCGGGCAACTGCTCCCTGGAAGAGGTGGTGATGGCCCTGGCCGTGCGGGGCGACGTCTTCGGCGCCACCACCGGGGTCGACACCCGGCAGCTGGTTCCCGCCAGCCAGGTGGTCTCCCGCCTGACCGGGGTGCCCGTTCCGCCCAACAAGGCGGTGGTGGGGGCCAACGCCTTCGCCCACGAGTCGGGGATCCACCAGGACGGGGTGATCAAGAATCCCCTCACCTACGAGATCATCCGGCCCGAGGCGGTGGGCGCCGGCGGCTCCCAGCTGGTGCTGGGCAAGCACTCCGGCCGCCACGCCGTGCGGGTCGAGCTGGAGCGCCTGGGCTTCAGCCTGCCCGAGGACGCCTTCCGCGAGGTGTTCCGCCGCTTCAAGGCCCTGGCCGACCGGCGGGAGTTCGTCAGCAAGGAGGCCCTGGCGCGGCTGGCGGCCCAGGTGCTGGAGGAACGCCAGCAAGAGAGCGGGGCCGCACCCCGGCTTGCCCACGGCGCCTGA
- the ilvC gene encoding ketol-acid reductoisomerase: MATIYYDRDANPELIRRRRVAVIGYGSQGHAQAQNLRDRGVEVVIGIRPGPSADRARADGFPTGTPAEAAAQADVVVMLIPDERQPAVFQAEIAPHLTEGKALAFSHGFNVHFGQIQPPPGVDVFMVAPKAPGHLLRRFVREGRSVPGLLAVAQDATGQARQLALAYAWGIGCTGAGVIETTFQEETETDLFGEQAVLCGGVTELVKAGFETLVEAGYQPEIAYFECLNELKLIVDLMYEGGLARMRYSISDTAEYGDLTRGPRIIDAGVRQRMREILAEIQSGAFAREWILENQAGRPVMNARRAQEARHPIEAVGRRLRAMMDWLPREDGAPEAAGQRPAAGRPEAPAVQEAPATPAAATAAAPAARAG, translated from the coding sequence TTGGCGACGATCTACTACGACCGGGACGCGAACCCGGAACTCATCCGGCGGCGGCGGGTCGCCGTCATCGGCTACGGCAGCCAGGGCCACGCCCAGGCCCAGAACCTGCGGGACCGGGGCGTGGAGGTGGTGATCGGCATCCGTCCGGGCCCCAGCGCCGACCGGGCCCGGGCCGATGGCTTCCCCACTGGTACCCCGGCCGAGGCGGCGGCCCAGGCCGACGTCGTGGTGATGCTCATCCCTGACGAGCGTCAGCCTGCCGTCTTCCAGGCAGAAATCGCCCCCCACCTGACCGAGGGCAAGGCCCTGGCCTTCTCCCACGGCTTCAACGTCCATTTCGGCCAGATCCAGCCGCCGCCCGGTGTCGACGTCTTCATGGTGGCGCCCAAGGCGCCCGGCCACCTGCTGCGCCGGTTCGTCCGGGAAGGGCGCAGCGTGCCCGGGCTGCTGGCCGTGGCCCAGGATGCCACGGGGCAGGCCCGGCAGCTGGCCCTGGCCTACGCCTGGGGGATCGGCTGCACCGGGGCGGGGGTCATCGAGACCACCTTCCAGGAGGAGACGGAGACCGACCTCTTCGGCGAGCAGGCGGTGCTCTGCGGCGGCGTGACGGAGCTGGTCAAGGCGGGATTCGAGACGCTGGTCGAGGCCGGCTACCAGCCCGAGATCGCCTACTTCGAGTGCCTCAACGAGCTGAAGCTCATCGTGGACCTGATGTACGAGGGCGGCCTGGCCCGCATGCGCTACTCCATCAGCGACACAGCCGAGTACGGTGACCTCACCCGCGGGCCGCGGATCATCGACGCCGGGGTCCGGCAACGGATGCGGGAGATCCTGGCCGAGATCCAGAGCGGGGCCTTTGCCCGGGAGTGGATCCTGGAGAACCAGGCCGGCCGGCCGGTGATGAACGCCCGCCGCGCCCAGGAAGCCCGGCATCCCATCGAGGCGGTGGGCCGCCGGCTGCGGGCCATGATGGACTGGCTGCCCCGGGAGGACGGCGCCCCTGAGGCGGCCGGCCAGCGGCCGGCGGCGGGGCGCCCGGAGGCACCGGCCGTTCAGGAGGCCCCGGCGACCCCGGCGGCTGCGACGGCGGCCGCCCCGGCGGCCCGGGCGGGCTAG
- the ilvN gene encoding acetolactate synthase small subunit, whose protein sequence is MIHVMVLAADRPGVLRRILGVYESRRYRVRSLATGPAGPAGFVRVNLVLDEPADRAHRLAAQLARLVDVAGVEVAEPSRAVGRELALVKVLLEHPARRADLLQMAQVFRARVVDVAPRSLVLEVTGDPAKLDAFLGLAREFGPVEVMRTGVAALARGSQVLAAAVVAPAGTPGPSWEPSGEEEPLPSGAGAFSPALAAGSGP, encoded by the coding sequence TTGATCCACGTCATGGTGCTGGCCGCCGACCGGCCCGGCGTCCTCCGCCGCATCCTCGGCGTCTATGAGAGCCGCCGGTACCGGGTCCGCTCCCTGGCCACCGGCCCCGCCGGGCCCGCCGGGTTCGTCCGCGTCAACCTGGTCCTGGACGAACCGGCCGACCGGGCCCACCGGCTGGCGGCCCAGCTGGCCCGCCTGGTGGACGTGGCCGGCGTCGAGGTGGCCGAACCGTCCCGGGCGGTGGGGCGGGAACTGGCCCTGGTCAAGGTGCTGCTGGAGCATCCTGCCCGGCGGGCCGACTTGCTCCAGATGGCCCAGGTCTTCCGCGCCCGGGTGGTCGACGTGGCCCCGCGCTCCCTGGTGCTGGAGGTCACCGGCGACCCCGCCAAACTCGACGCCTTCCTCGGCCTGGCCCGCGAGTTCGGGCCGGTGGAAGTGATGCGGACGGGGGTGGCGGCCCTGGCGCGGGGTTCGCAGGTGCTGGCGGCAGCGGTCGTAGCGCCTGCAGGCACGCCGGGGCCCTCCTGGGAGCCTTCCGGGGAGGAGGAACCGCTCCCCTCCGGGGCCGGCGCCTTCTCCCCCGCCCTGGCCGCGGGATCCGGCCCCTGA
- the aceA gene encoding isocitrate lyase, which produces MEERIRQEAAQLEEEWRTSPRWQGIRRNYSAEDVVRLRGSVQVEYTLARQGAQRLWELLHSEDYVAALGALTGAQAVQMVKAGLKAIYLSGWQVAADANLAEQMYPDQSLYPANSVPAVIRRINNALRRADQIHWAEGDDSTYWMAPIVADAEAGFGGPLNAFELMKAMIEAGAAGVHYEDQLASEKKCGHMGGKVLVPTSQFIRTLTAARLAADVCGVPTILIARTDALGATLLTSDVDPYDQPFITGERTPEGYFRVRNGIEAAIARGLAYAPYADLLWFETAKPDLEEARRFAEAIHRQFPGKLLAYNCSPSFNWKRHLDDDTIARFQRELAAMGYKFQFITLAGFHALNASMFELAHGYARTGMTAYVKLQQREFEMEELGYTATRHQREVGTGYFDRVSEVISGGQSSTLALKGSTEEEQFEEVPRAARGA; this is translated from the coding sequence CTGGAGGAGCGGATCCGGCAGGAGGCCGCCCAACTGGAGGAGGAGTGGCGGACCAGTCCCCGCTGGCAGGGCATCCGGCGCAACTACTCGGCCGAGGACGTGGTCCGGCTGCGGGGTTCGGTGCAGGTCGAGTACACCCTGGCCCGCCAGGGTGCGCAGCGGCTGTGGGAGCTGCTCCACAGCGAGGACTACGTGGCCGCCCTCGGCGCCCTGACCGGGGCCCAGGCGGTGCAGATGGTGAAGGCCGGGCTGAAGGCGATCTACCTGAGCGGCTGGCAGGTGGCCGCCGACGCCAACCTGGCCGAGCAGATGTACCCCGACCAGAGCCTCTACCCCGCCAACAGCGTCCCGGCGGTGATCCGGCGGATCAACAACGCCCTGCGCCGGGCGGACCAGATCCACTGGGCCGAGGGGGACGACTCCACCTACTGGATGGCGCCCATCGTGGCCGACGCCGAGGCGGGGTTCGGCGGCCCCCTCAACGCCTTCGAGCTGATGAAGGCCATGATCGAGGCCGGGGCGGCCGGGGTCCACTACGAAGACCAGCTGGCCTCCGAGAAGAAGTGCGGCCACATGGGCGGCAAGGTGCTGGTGCCCACCAGCCAGTTCATCCGCACCCTGACCGCCGCCCGCCTGGCGGCCGACGTGTGCGGCGTGCCCACGATCCTGATCGCCCGCACCGACGCCCTGGGGGCCACGCTGCTGACCAGCGACGTCGACCCCTACGATCAGCCGTTCATCACCGGCGAGCGGACGCCCGAGGGCTACTTCCGGGTGCGCAACGGCATCGAGGCGGCCATCGCCCGCGGCCTGGCCTACGCGCCCTACGCCGACCTCTTGTGGTTCGAGACGGCCAAGCCCGATCTCGAGGAGGCGCGGCGGTTCGCCGAGGCGATCCACCGCCAGTTCCCGGGCAAGCTTCTGGCCTACAACTGCTCGCCGTCCTTCAACTGGAAGCGCCACCTGGACGACGACACCATCGCCCGCTTCCAGCGGGAACTGGCCGCGATGGGCTACAAGTTCCAGTTCATCACCCTGGCGGGTTTCCACGCCCTCAACGCCTCCATGTTCGAGCTGGCCCACGGCTACGCCCGCACCGGCATGACCGCCTACGTCAAGCTGCAGCAGCGGGAGTTCGAGATGGAGGAACTCGGCTACACCGCCACCCGGCACCAGCGCGAGGTGGGGACGGGCTACTTCGATCGGGTCTCGGAGGTCATCTCGGGCGGGCAGTCGTCGACCCTGGCGCTGAAGGGGTCGACGGAGGAGGAGCAGTTCGAGGAGGTGCCCCGGGCAGCCCGGGGAGCGTGA
- a CDS encoding prephenate dehydratase: MDPSALLLPVAFQGERGAFSEVAVRSYFGPDAEPVPCPAFADAFDRLVAGAVAAAMLPVENSYAGDVGEVYDLLRRYPVRVRGELQLPVRHCLLALPGTRLGDLRAVRSHPQALAQCREFLHRHGLIAEPVYDTAAAARQVAEAGRRDLAAIASHQAAAYYGLEVLAEDIQDSAGNVTRFFHLERDEPAVAAPAEPANPPGLCHRHSPQGLDTAGIEAGTAGPQDGEGPGTGHRRPAGPGTPGLPAGSRLVPGQIKTSLLFVGEDRPGALYRCLGAFARREINLTKLTARPEPGGSWQYMFFADLEGSLEEPRVREAIKELRRQATYVRIMGSYRVWQVHDADAGH; encoded by the coding sequence GTGGATCCTTCCGCCTTGTTGCTGCCCGTCGCCTTTCAGGGCGAGCGGGGCGCCTTCAGCGAAGTGGCGGTTCGTTCTTACTTCGGGCCGGATGCCGAGCCCGTGCCCTGCCCGGCCTTCGCCGACGCCTTCGACCGCCTGGTGGCGGGGGCCGTGGCGGCTGCCATGCTGCCGGTGGAAAACTCCTACGCCGGCGACGTGGGCGAGGTGTACGACCTGCTGCGCCGGTACCCCGTGCGGGTCCGAGGTGAGCTGCAGCTGCCCGTCCGCCACTGCCTGCTGGCGCTACCCGGCACCCGGCTCGGCGACCTGCGGGCCGTCCGGTCCCATCCCCAGGCACTGGCCCAGTGCCGCGAGTTCCTCCACCGCCACGGCCTCATCGCCGAACCGGTCTACGATACCGCCGCCGCGGCCCGGCAGGTGGCGGAAGCCGGCCGCCGGGACCTGGCGGCCATCGCCTCCCACCAGGCCGCCGCCTACTACGGCCTTGAGGTGCTGGCCGAAGACATCCAGGACTCGGCCGGTAACGTGACCCGGTTCTTCCACCTGGAACGGGACGAACCGGCCGTCGCGGCGCCAGCGGAACCGGCGAACCCGCCCGGACTGTGCCACCGGCACAGCCCCCAGGGCCTGGACACCGCCGGCATTGAAGCCGGGACGGCGGGTCCGCAGGACGGGGAGGGTCCCGGTACCGGGCATCGCCGCCCCGCAGGGCCCGGGACCCCCGGCCTGCCGGCGGGCAGCCGGCTGGTCCCGGGCCAGATCAAGACGTCCCTGCTGTTCGTCGGCGAGGATCGTCCGGGCGCCCTCTACCGCTGCCTGGGCGCCTTCGCCCGGCGGGAGATCAACCTGACGAAGCTGACGGCCCGGCCGGAACCTGGCGGGTCTTGGCAGTACATGTTCTTCGCCGATCTGGAGGGAAGCCTGGAGGAACCGCGGGTGCGGGAGGCGATCAAGGAGCTGCGGCGGCAGGCGACCTACGTCCGCATCATGGGTAGCTACCGCGTGTGGCAGGTCCATGATGCTGACGCCGGGCATTGA
- a CDS encoding DinB family protein yields the protein MSSVRPSLALLRVQDLDRSVRFYRQLGFRICTYDPEAGVAVVDPVDGHPFTLALPGVDATPWLHEVFEELAEGRQLYLGAPGGNLEAFVHRLRHQGLPVPPPEQAPDGSLVLGLQDPDGHRLSFWQGPEWTDEELLVIYTSAPDRLSQALAGLTGDQLDLARAPGKWTIRQIVHHIADSDASSLIRILMCLAEPGRPYQNNPYDQDIWVERLDHAHRPIEPSLALIASIRHHVAALVRHRPEALDGAVEPALGAPMTARELIAMLASHALHHIAQIAETRRVHGLG from the coding sequence ATGTCGTCTGTTCGGCCGTCCCTGGCGCTGCTGCGCGTCCAGGACCTGGACCGGTCGGTCCGTTTTTACCGGCAACTGGGCTTCCGCATCTGCACCTACGATCCCGAAGCGGGCGTGGCGGTGGTCGACCCTGTCGATGGGCATCCCTTCACCCTGGCGCTGCCCGGCGTCGACGCCACACCCTGGCTCCATGAGGTCTTTGAAGAACTGGCCGAAGGCCGGCAGCTCTATCTGGGGGCTCCTGGAGGCAACCTGGAGGCCTTTGTTCACCGGCTGCGCCATCAGGGCCTGCCGGTTCCACCGCCGGAGCAGGCGCCGGACGGGAGCCTTGTCCTCGGGCTGCAAGATCCCGACGGTCACCGGCTGTCCTTCTGGCAGGGGCCGGAATGGACCGATGAGGAGTTGCTGGTCATCTACACCAGCGCGCCCGATCGCCTCAGCCAAGCCCTTGCCGGCCTGACCGGCGACCAGCTGGACCTGGCCCGGGCCCCCGGCAAGTGGACGATCCGGCAGATCGTCCACCACATCGCCGATTCCGATGCATCCAGCCTGATCCGCATCTTGATGTGCCTGGCCGAGCCGGGCCGCCCGTACCAGAACAACCCCTACGACCAGGACATCTGGGTCGAGCGCCTGGATCACGCCCACCGGCCCATCGAGCCGTCCCTCGCCCTGATCGCTTCCATCCGCCACCACGTGGCGGCCCTGGTGCGTCACCGGCCGGAAGCGCTGGACGGCGCCGTGGAGCCGGCCCTGGGGGCTCCCATGACGGCTCGCGAGCTGATCGCCATGCTGGCCAGTCATGCCTTGCACCACATTGCGCAGATTGCCGAAACGCGGCGCGTCCACGGCCTGGGCTAG